The segment TATAAGTAGTTTTCATTCTGTCCATGAGGATATACTGTTTAACTTTATGAATTTACTTCAAAAGCTTTTTGAGGGCAAATTTACTGCAGGATTTAAGGTCTATCAGAATAGATTTGTTCTGTCTTTTTCTACCGAACCTTTTTTTCCGTTTATTTCCCCCATTTCAAGGCTGAAGCAATTACTTATGGAGAATGATCTTGCAAAGCTTGTTGGCGATAATCTGTTGAAGGCTTTACACATTGATAGTAATACGCATAGAATAGCTATACCAAATGACATATCTATATTTGCTTTGGGAGAGGTAGTGGAGGTATGTAGAGAACTTAATGTCAACAGCGTAGTTTTTGTGCCTGTATACAGAGATAGAGATATATCCAATGTTTTTGTTGTTTTTACAAACAGATTTAATATTTCGGAAGAGGCATTGACTATTTCAAATATGCTTATTGACTTTGTTTCTGTATTTCTGTTGTATTTGGCAAATAGGAGATCTGTTGAGGATCTTTTGTCTAGGGTGAGTAAGGGTATGTTGGAGCCTGAGGAGAAGATAATTTCGTGTGATATGGTTGTGGATAGTAAGACAAACAATATAATTGCTACAACTTGTGATGAGGAGACTATCTTGCAACTTAAGATGGTTTTGGATCTAAACGAGATAGTGAAAACTGCGAAGAGGTTAGGATCTGGTAGGATTTTTAAGAATTATGAGACCAAGGGGGGTTGGCAGAATTTGTATGGTATATCTCTGGAGTGTCTACCTGATGATAAAGTGAAAATAGGGGTGTCAAGATTTAGTTATATTCCTTCTGAGAAGATAGAGGATGTATTGCTTAGGGTTTCAGATATGGTTGATGTTCCAATAGTGGTGGTGAATAAAGAAACTAAGGAGATAATGAAAACTAACAGGAAATTTAGAGAGATATTTAAGGGTTACGAGGGGTATAGCAACGTTCAGTCTTTGATGTCAAATATGAAGTATGTATCGGAGGATGTGGTTACTCAGGATGGGATGGTGTTTACAGTAAAAAAAATTCTTGTTGAGGAAACTGATCTTGAGGGTATTTTCTTTTACCCTCTTCAGGTGGCAAACCAGAGGATGGTGAAGGTTCTGTATGATGAGGCGATAAGGATTCGTAAAATAATGTCTTCAATGAATTTCTATGAGTCTGGGTTGTTTTCAAAAAATCTAGAGGTTTATGCTAGGTATCGGCCTTCGGATGAAATGGTGGAGGTAGGTGGTGATTTCTTCATTCTTAGAGAATTTGGGAAGAGATCGGTAGTTGGAGTCTTTGATGTATCTGGACATGGCTTGTCTGCGGGTTTTCTAGCTTCTAATGTCAAGAATGTGCTTGATAAAGCTCTTCAGGAGGGAAAGGCTATTGATGTTGTGCTTGAGGAGTTGAACAACTTTGTTTTTTCTCTGAATGAGAGTATCTCGGATGCGGATGTTTATTCTTATGTAACTGGTGTTGTGTGTGATATCAACACTGAGAGGATGAGGGCGAAGTTTCTATCTGCTGGGCATAAGTATGGTATACTGCTCAAGGAGGATGGGATAGTAACTCTGCAAGATTTACTGACTCCCTCTAAGCCTGTGGGTATGAGGAAGGATCAAAAGTTTGAGTTGTATGAAATGGAGATTTCTCCTGATTATAGATTTTTCTTTTACACTGACGGAATTGTTGAGCTGGAGACTGGGAGAGGATTTCAGGTTGATGAGGCTAAGATAATAGATCTTATAGTCTTTTGTAAGAATCTCTCAATAAGGGATACTGTGGAGGAGATATTTTCCTATATAAAGAGTCTGAGAGAGGCTAGGGTTAAAGATGACTTTGTGATACTAGGGTTTAGAGTTAAGCACTAGTTTTTTATTACTTTATATCCTTTTTTTATCGTTACAAGGTGCTTAAAATCTTTGTCTAGTTCTATTAAGGCATACTCACCCTCGGTGTCTGTTA is part of the Brevinematia bacterium genome and harbors:
- a CDS encoding PP2C family protein-serine/threonine phosphatase → MEYAYLIIFVVVVLLSFVIVLSVLGVFSKKVFSHSKSNLAKKFLTNCYALLSVTSYKYNAQSISSFHSVHEDILFNFMNLLQKLFEGKFTAGFKVYQNRFVLSFSTEPFFPFISPISRLKQLLMENDLAKLVGDNLLKALHIDSNTHRIAIPNDISIFALGEVVEVCRELNVNSVVFVPVYRDRDISNVFVVFTNRFNISEEALTISNMLIDFVSVFLLYLANRRSVEDLLSRVSKGMLEPEEKIISCDMVVDSKTNNIIATTCDEETILQLKMVLDLNEIVKTAKRLGSGRIFKNYETKGGWQNLYGISLECLPDDKVKIGVSRFSYIPSEKIEDVLLRVSDMVDVPIVVVNKETKEIMKTNRKFREIFKGYEGYSNVQSLMSNMKYVSEDVVTQDGMVFTVKKILVEETDLEGIFFYPLQVANQRMVKVLYDEAIRIRKIMSSMNFYESGLFSKNLEVYARYRPSDEMVEVGGDFFILREFGKRSVVGVFDVSGHGLSAGFLASNVKNVLDKALQEGKAIDVVLEELNNFVFSLNESISDADVYSYVTGVVCDINTERMRAKFLSAGHKYGILLKEDGIVTLQDLLTPSKPVGMRKDQKFELYEMEISPDYRFFFYTDGIVELETGRGFQVDEAKIIDLIVFCKNLSIRDTVEEIFSYIKSLREARVKDDFVILGFRVKH